A genomic segment from Bradyrhizobium sp. CB1015 encodes:
- the boxB gene encoding benzoyl-CoA 2,3-epoxidase subunit BoxB, with the protein MNMNIMNVDYSTKIPNNVNLAEDRQVLKALEGWHPGYMDWWSDMGPEGFQESLVYLRTAYSVDPRGWAKFDYVRMPEYRWGILLAPQEENRVVPFGEHYGEPAWQEVPGEHRAMLRRLIVIQGDTEPASVEQQRHLGKTAPSLYDMRNLFQVNVEEGRHLWAMVYLLQKYFGRDGREEADDLLRRRSGDADAPRMLGAFNEATPDWLSFFMFTYFTDRDGKMQLHSLAQSGFDPLSRTCRFMLTEEAHHMFVGETGITRVVQRTCEAMRAAGITDPTDIAKVRALGVIDLPTIQKKLNLHYTLSLDLFGSEVSTNAANAFNAGIKGRYHETQIDDDHQLKNSTYPVLKLINGEVKLVDEPALTALNMRLRDDYSQDCVKGMLRWNKVISTAGYDFKLTLPNVAFHRHIGEFKDVHATPDGILIDDATWAKRKDEWLPSASDGDFITSLMQPVTEIGQFASWISPPKVGIDNKPGDFEYVKIES; encoded by the coding sequence ATGAACATGAACATCATGAACGTCGACTACTCGACCAAGATTCCGAACAACGTCAACCTCGCCGAAGACCGCCAGGTGCTGAAGGCGCTGGAGGGCTGGCATCCCGGCTACATGGACTGGTGGAGCGACATGGGCCCCGAGGGCTTCCAGGAATCGCTGGTCTATTTGCGCACGGCGTACTCGGTCGATCCGCGTGGCTGGGCCAAGTTCGATTACGTCCGCATGCCCGAATATCGCTGGGGCATTCTGCTTGCGCCGCAGGAAGAAAATCGCGTCGTGCCGTTCGGCGAGCATTATGGCGAGCCGGCCTGGCAGGAAGTCCCGGGCGAGCATCGTGCCATGCTGCGCCGCCTGATCGTGATCCAGGGCGACACCGAGCCGGCCTCGGTCGAGCAGCAGCGCCATCTCGGCAAGACCGCGCCCTCGCTCTACGACATGCGCAATCTGTTCCAGGTCAACGTCGAGGAAGGCCGCCATCTCTGGGCGATGGTCTACCTGCTGCAGAAATATTTCGGCCGCGACGGCCGCGAGGAAGCCGATGATTTGCTGCGCCGCCGCTCCGGCGATGCCGACGCGCCGCGCATGCTGGGCGCCTTCAACGAGGCGACGCCGGACTGGCTGTCCTTCTTCATGTTCACCTATTTCACCGACCGCGACGGCAAGATGCAGCTGCACTCGCTGGCGCAGTCCGGCTTCGATCCCTTGTCGCGCACCTGCCGCTTCATGCTGACGGAGGAAGCGCACCACATGTTCGTCGGCGAGACCGGCATCACCCGCGTCGTGCAGCGCACCTGCGAGGCGATGCGCGCGGCCGGCATCACCGATCCCACCGACATCGCGAAAGTGCGCGCGCTCGGCGTGATCGATCTCCCGACCATCCAGAAGAAGCTGAACCTGCACTACACGCTGTCGCTCGACCTGTTCGGCTCGGAGGTCTCGACCAACGCGGCCAACGCCTTCAACGCCGGCATCAAGGGCCGCTATCACGAGACCCAGATCGACGACGATCACCAGCTCAAGAACTCCACCTATCCGGTGCTCAAGCTGATCAACGGCGAGGTCAAGCTGGTCGACGAGCCGGCGCTGACCGCGCTCAACATGCGCCTGCGCGACGATTACAGCCAGGATTGCGTCAAGGGCATGCTGCGCTGGAACAAGGTGATCTCGACCGCGGGCTACGACTTCAAGCTGACGCTGCCCAACGTCGCCTTCCACCGCCATATCGGCGAGTTCAAGGACGTGCACGCGACGCCCGACGGCATCCTGATCGACGATGCCACCTGGGCCAAGCGCAAGGACGAATGGCTGCCGTCGGCGAGCGATGGCGACTTCATCACGTCATTGATGCAGCCCGTCACCGAGATCGGCCAATTCGCCTCCTGGATCTCGCCGCCCAAGGTCGGCATCGACAACAAGCCCGGCGATTTCGAGTACGTGAAGATCGAGTCGTAG